Proteins encoded by one window of Dendropsophus ebraccatus isolate aDenEbr1 chromosome 4, aDenEbr1.pat, whole genome shotgun sequence:
- the SSTR3 gene encoding somatostatin receptor type 3, which yields MMPTSPTSFFSSSYADINTTLYANVSSTPNGAAPGLLIPLVYLVVCAVGLWGNTLVIYLAWRSPAGQNSVTALYILNLAMADDLFMLGLPFLAAQSALSYWPFGSPVCTIVMTLDAVNQFTSIFCLTVLSMDRYLAVVRPIQSAKWRRPKVAKCVNVTVWILSFLVVLPVVFFAGVPKDSGMCHIAWPEPQQAWRTGFILYTAALGFFCPLLVICICHILIVAQLRSSGNRVRVAPARRQGPERKVTKMVALAVTAFILCWLPFYALNIINLLWTLPAGPRLYGLYSFVVALSYANSCLNPIIYALLARPFQRGLRRVLCRTSVRVADAVLNGGDDRAQGEVSRVTGISDERKSPKVIGGGENGPIAAIEEPLQQDVGPSSQNALPEELGTSEKENMLGISYL from the coding sequence ATGATGCCAACTTCTCCTACAAGCTTCTTTTCTAGTTCTTACGCTGACATTAATACGACGCTATATGCCAATGTTTCCTCTACACCAAATGGAGCTGCTCCTGGGTTACTTATCCCATTAGTCTACCTAGTTGTATGTGCCGTAGGGTTGTGGGGTAACACCTTGGTCATATACCTGGCATGGAGAAGCCCTGCTGGACAAAATTCAGTCACAGCTCTTTATATTTTAAATTTGGCTATGGCTGATGACCTTTTTATGTTGGGCCTACCTTTTCTAGCTGCGCAAAGTGCCCTGTCCTATTGGCCCTTTGGGTCACCTGTTTGTACCATAGTAATGACTCTGGATGCTGTAAACCAATTTACGAGCATTTTTTGCTTAACTGTGCTCAGCATGGACAGATACTTAGCTGTTGTTCGTCCTATACAGTCAGCAAAATGGAGAAGACCCAAAGTGGCAAAATGTGTCAATGTCACCGTATggattctctcttttcttgttGTCCTCCCTGTCGTTTTCTTCGCTGGAGTTCCAAAAGATTCTGGTATGTGTCATATTGCCTGGCCTGAGCCGCAACAAGCATGGAGGACTGGTTTtatcctgtacactgctgcactTGGATTCTTCTGTCCATTGCTTGTCATCTGTATCTGTCACATACTAATTGTGGCCCAGCTAAGATCATCTGGCAATCGAGTCAGAGTTGCTCCAGCTCGACGTCAGGGACCTGAACGTAAAGTTACCAAGATGGTTGCCCTTGCAGTGACCGCCTTCATACTATGTTGGCTACCATTTTATGCTTTAAACATCATCAATCTCCTATGGACTTTGCCCGCAGGTCCAAGACTTTATGGACTTTACTCTTTTGTTGTAGCCCTTTCATACGCCAACAGCTGTCTGAATCCCATTATTTATGCCCTGCTTGCTCGTCCATTCCAGCGTGGTTTGCGACGTGTCCTCTGCAGGACCTCCGTGAGGGTAGCAGATGCCGTTTTGAATGGAGGAGATGACAGAGCACAAGGGGAAGTAAGTAGAGTTACTGGTATCTCTGATGAAAGAAAAAGTCCAAAAGTCATTGGAGGGGGGGAGAACGGGCCAATAGCCGCAATTGAAGAACCTCTGCAGCAAGATGTTGGCCCTTCTTCACAAAACGCTTTACCAGAGGAACTAGGCACTTCTGAAAAAGAAAACATGTTGGGCATTAGTTATTTGTAA